The segment ACATAGCGTGGTAAGCGCTGTGTACCACCAAAGCCAGGAATAAGCCCTAATTGTAGCTCAGGTAAACCTAGCTTTGCGGATTCTGTCACAAAGCGCATATGACAGCTCATTGCCAATTCAAGTCCACCGCCTAATGCTGCGCCATGAATAGCTGCAATGACAGGCTTAGAGAATGTTTCAACACGCTCAAACACTTGCTGACCATTACTTGCTAGCTTTGTAAACTCTTCTCCAGAGCTTACCTCAGTAAATTCTTTAATATCTGCGCCAGCAGAGAAGAAACGGCCTTCACCATGAAGGACAAGAACTCTTACAGCGTCATCATTTTCAACAGCATCTAATACATCATTTACTTCTGTAATGATTCCGCGAGATAATGCATTTGCTGGCGGACGTGCAATTGTAATAATCGCTACGCCATCTTCCACTTTCCAACTTAGAAATTCCATTTCTCCACATCCTTTTAAGCTTTAATACCGTTCAAGATTAATGCCTGAACCTTTGGAACTTGTTCCAGTAAATCATATCGATAGTCATTCATAACCCACGTTGTAATAGTTTCGTCAAT is part of the Lysinibacillus sp. FSL K6-0232 genome and harbors:
- a CDS encoding enoyl-CoA hydratase, yielding MEFLSWKVEDGVAIITIARPPANALSRGIITEVNDVLDAVENDDAVRVLVLHGEGRFFSAGADIKEFTEVSSGEEFTKLASNGQQVFERVETFSKPVIAAIHGAALGGGLELAMSCHMRFVTESAKLGLPELQLGLIPGFGGTQRLPRYVGVAKAAEMMFTSEPISGAEAVQWGLANRAFSDEALIDETLTIAKKIAKKSPVALKAAIQTLQYAKHASFYEGIEAEAKSFGTVFVTEDAKEGIQAFIEKREPVFTGK